One region of Rana temporaria chromosome 11, aRanTem1.1, whole genome shotgun sequence genomic DNA includes:
- the LOC120917663 gene encoding inactive hydroxysteroid dehydrogenase-like protein 1, with translation MERPVFRGRMETVNEMYKIPVLISKRMFQLYSSHMEIPAAVGGCFIIWNVSSLLNFWYSMIQQYAIPFFISRTKHIRQYGEWAIVTGATDGIGKAYAEELASHGINIILVSRNPEKLKKVSKAIAATYKVKTRFVVADFSLGREVYPHIKEALRNVEVGILVNNVGAYNEYPQITTEVPEEKLWEIINVNIGAAVMMVHIVLPGMVQRKRGAIVNVSSATSCKPTPLMNMYASSKSFMDSFSRALHYEYASKGIFIQSLVTYIVKTNMTAFSTFLKTKPFVVLDAKDYVRQAVRTIGISKRTAGHLSHSIQFSLTYWIPERLWVSIFTFFSNILRKEKNLKPVKL, from the exons ATGGAAAGACCCGTCTTCCGTGGAAGGATGGAGACAGTGAATGAGATGTATAAGATCCCTGTGTTGATATCCAAGAGGATGTTCCAGCTCTATTCCAGTCACATGGAGATCCCGGCTGCAGTTGGAGGGTGTTTCATCATATGGAATGTTTCCAGTCTTCTTAATTTCTGGTATTCAATGATACAGCAATATGCCATTCCTTTCTTTATAAGCAGGACCAAGCATATCAGACAGTATGGAGAATGGGCTATAGTTACTG GAGCCACAGACGGCATTGGTAAAGCATACGCAGAGGAATTGGCAAGTCATGgtataaatatcatcctggttaGTCGCAACCCTGAGAAGCTTAAAAAAGTATCTAAAGCCATTGCTGCGACTTACAAAGTAAAAACTCGCTTCGTAGTGGCTGATTTCAGCCTGGGACGTGAAGTCTATCCGCATATTAAGGAGGCTCTGAGAAATGTAGAAGTGGGTATTTTAGTTAACAATGTTGGAGCGTACAATGAGTATCCACAGATCACTACAGAGGTTCCAGAAGAAAAACTATGGGAAATTATTAATGTCAACATTGGCGCAGCTGTCATGATGGTTCATATCGTTCTCCCAGGGATGGTACAGAGGAAGAGAGGAGCCATTGTCAATGTGTCCTCTGCAACTTCTTGCAAACCCACCCCTCTAATGAACATGTATGCATCTTCCAAG TCTTTTATGGATTCATTTTCTCGGGCTCTACATTACGAATATGCTTCCAAGGGAATCTTTATTCAAAGCTTAGTTACATATATAGTAAAGACCAATATGACAGCATTTAGTACATTCTTGAAGACAAAGCCATTCGTTGTTCTTGATGCTAAGGATTATGTTCGTCAAGCAGTAAGAACCATTGGAATATCGAAGAGAACAGCAGGACACTTGTCTCACTCTATCCAG ttttcgTTAACTTATTGGATTCCGGAACGGCTCTGGGTTTCCATATTTACCTTTTTCAGCAACATCCTTCGCAAAGAGAAGAATCTCAAACCAGTGaagttataa